The following is a genomic window from Salarias fasciatus chromosome 10, fSalaFa1.1, whole genome shotgun sequence.
AGAGGCCGTCTAGTATCACATGAAACCACAGTATAACTTACCATTCAGCCCAGCATGCAGAAGCCATTACCGATGCAGTTTTTCCTGTTAGGAGGACCAAACCTTTAACAAGTGTGGCTATGGAGACGTGGTAAATGGAAAGAGCTGGAGGTATGCAAGCAGGGGATTAAATGGGTCTGTGGAGCACATAGCGGAGCAGATTAACAGTCTGAAGAGGTGGAGGTGCTGGATGAACTACTGTAAAAACTGAAGGTGTTTTTACCTTTTGTCGCGGAAGCTCTGAGAATATCACATTTCTGAGAGTGAGTATTGTTTATTACTTTGTTGGGACATCTGATCTCAGGGATTTATTTACTATCGTAGATGCTAGAATGTGTAGTTTCAGATGCCGTAATGGCACAAGATGTAAATTAATCTTTAATACTATTGACACTTGTTAGACTCCAGTGTTCCGCACAGTCTCAGTCAGCTCCTCTGAAAAGAATAATATTAGTATTACAGTGAGTTTTAGTTTACATTATCAATGCACAAAGCAAACCAGAGAGCTGGCGGTTTAAATCAGTGCAagtcttctgtttttttaattcagtggtCCAGTCTGATGCTGTCTGTGCAAAAGCTTATTTCTTACCCAGCCAAATATAGCAGGTAAGAGTTACATTTGACTAACTGTGCCTTCAAGTTAGTATCTAATCTCCATGTTTAAGTATGTGAGCAATGCAagctttaaactttaaaaaaggcTCGACAGTCCATGGTAGTTAAGATAAAATAGTTTAGAATCAGGGAGCTTCACTGGCCAATATATCAGTTTTATATTAACTTAGTGATATGAAACATCATATAATCTAAAATTGTAAGCGATATTGGATGTGAtacttgatttatttttgtatttagaATGCGATGTGTCACCACCACTtcccttatttaaaaaaaaaaaaaaacatttttcccatttctttttcataattcaATCTAGGTGAATCataatttttgttgttttagtaTTTTATTATTGCTGCTAGTTATTAACATGCGACTAGTTTGTGAAAGCATCAATAATTTTGATGTTATAATATCAAAATTAAAGCTGTTGGTCTGtcatactttattttttttattgcaatcaGGTAATGAGATActtgaaaaaagacatttcattcCAATAGAGATGATGCAAATGGAGgaagatattttattttgttttattttattgtgatttttttttttaaagactgtcAAATGTAATCTGGTGGGAGACAGTCATGAAAGACGTTTCTCACTTCCCCTTGTGTTTAATGTCCTCTGCTCATCCTCTCCGCCACCTCCTTCCTCTCACTTGGGTTTCACTCTCAGCTACGGCGTTTCGAATACAGACAGGCTGAATTGTGGTTTTGGGGACTTTTCTCTgcaaagtttgcatgttgtgtgACTATTTTCTCCCTCAGTGCATATTGAAGTGGACTCTATCTTGCCTacagctgaatgtgtgtgtgtgtgtgtgtcctgctgggattggcttcagtTCCCTATAACGGAGAGCAGGTTAAAACCCAAtagaagatggacggatggatggttAAAGGAGTTCATGTTTTTGGCCTGTGGACTGAGTTGTTAAAACTCCCTTCTTTTGCTGCTGTTGAAACTTTTCACATGATGTTTCTTTATTGACTTCCGACCAGAAAGTAGCAGGGCCGCTGTGCTCTGTTATGTTTTCACACATGATGGTGTGAAAACGCCACATTTTCACACCGACTCTTCAGCATGAACCTGGACGTCGGCGCGCCTGAGCTCACATGTGAACGCCGCCCCTCCACCTGACCGGACTCACTCTTCAGTGGATGGTCGCTGGTTTCCAGAAGGATCCAGTTTTTCCTTGTAGCTGTTGACCTTGTAATAGATGAGTCATGACTCAGACACATGACTAAGAGTTATCAAGCACAATGCGAACAGTTACTAGAGACACGCATGAACTGTTTGGCCTCTTCTGAGATAAACCGGGCTCATCAGGAGATACGGCTCTGTCCCCCATACGTGTGGCCGCAGCAAGTCGACGGCACGACTCCCCTTTGTTTCTAAACTGACTCGGCGTTATCTCCTTTGTTGTATTGGCTCGGCTTGAAAGGATCTCGGTCATGAATAGCACGCCGAGATAACGCCGCTGTGGGAAAATGAGGGCGGTGACTCCGACCCGCCGCGATGTCAGATGCTtccagtgactttttatctCCGTGTCAAGTGGTTTCTGTCGCATGTCTGAGACTCAGCGTAATAGATAAAGCATGCTGGACCACCCTATCAGCATCGCTTGTGCTCTTTTTGCCACTGCCCATGTGAATAATGTCAGCTTTCTTTGTctcaatcatttttatttttgaagctgTTAATCATagtaaaatgtttattttaaagttattttatcaCAAGTTAATTTAACTATTATTGTCAAGCTATCTTCATTTTTTCAATGCTTTAATGTAGCAGGCAGCTAATTTGTGAAAGAATTTGCACCAACTCTTCAGCCTGGattaaaaacagtgttttcaaagttgtgTAGTGATTTTTGGCTTTGTAGTTCAGTCAACCATCACGTCTTGGTAGATCCTTGTTCAAATACCTTGAAATAAACATTTAGCGGAATGAAAGGTCGCCCGCTGTACCTGTAAACCACAGccagagaaaagaacagaacaaTAAAACCACAATGAGGGAAGTACAGCTGATCTGTTTGATCCCGTCGCCTCAACGGCAACGGCGTGAATAGTTCATGGCCCTGATAATTAAATcctaaaatgtattttacattGTGTCAGGGCGTCTTGCTCACAGATCTCCCTGTTTTATCTTGATTTTCTACTTGACTGATCGAGTTTATTGGGGACATTATTACTGCAATTAATATAAGAACAGGCctaaaatgataataaattcAAAGTGGTGAATTAATTCCCACCGTTTCAGCCTAATATCATCAATCATGGCATAGACCCTGTATTTACCGCAGAGGTCTTCCTGATCTTCATCTGTTCAGTACGATTACTTGTACCCATCCACGTAAGTGAGGACAAAGCACatggaaaagtttaaaaataactCAGTTTTAGACAGTTGGTGACGTTCAGGATCCTCAAAGAAAACCTCACTTGACGTTGGTCTTTCAACAGGCCAATCGTGATCGAGTACGGCCGCGAGGCAACAGTTGGTCTTTCTGTCCTGCTTCCAAAACGTAAAACTGCCCCGTGTTAAAGAATTTATTTCTGGAGTATTGTTGTAATGGAAAGACACTGCATGTGGGTCTGAGTCGGGTGTTTTCGAGTGTGTGCTAATAATAGTGTGTTAAGTGTTGTTGAATTCTGGCCATGTGGGACACACCCTGACCAGgcagaacattttcttttttttttttttcttttttttttttttataagtgaAGTTCCTTCTTTCTTCATGCGAGATAAACCACTCCACCTCAGGAAATGAAACTGCTCACACACCCGTGAACCCAAATGAAAGCGTGCTCGTCAGAGTTAATAACGGTCGGTTTGGAGACAGCTGTAGGACCAGACGGGAGGTTTCACTCTTACTCTTAAACTGCTGGGGATGACAGGAAGCGACAGAGGGGCAAGTGTCCTGAGCAGTAAATGGGGTCCTGCTGACATGGATGGGAAAGAACGCAACTCTAATCAGCCCCGCAACTGGGAAATAATGCATACCATTGTTGTTCGGGGTAGGCGTGGGCCTCTGCCTGCACAGTTATTTCCCCATGCACATgcatgctgctgttttccctctAAAAAGGACAGAGAAAATGAGATTCCTGCACGCTCGCTACATGCAGTAGCATTTTTGTCTCTTGGCAAACTGTGAAGCAGATCTTAAGGTTAAATAAATGTATCTAACTGTTGACATTATGACTCTGCAGAAAGCTAACATTTAAGAAGGAGGAGGGCTTCATAGATGGAATACCAACGGAAATGGAGGCGCCCGTCGCAGTCAAGTTTCCATTTTGTTCTCACTCATTTGACTGCGGCGGATAGTTCAGCGGGTGACACATTGCTGAATACATGACAGGATGTAGATGACTCTCATGAGAACGCAGTGTTTTAGCGTGCAGGCTTCTCATGGAGTAGCCACCAGAGGATGTGGTTACTTCCTGTAGATAAGTTCTATACTGGGGCACAGCGATTGCCTCATATATAGGCTGTATTGTGAGGCTGCGAAATGGGGTCGGTCATGAGTTCTGCTAGTGTCAAAATATAGTAAATAACATGGTGATGTGATGGCTGCAGAGTGGAACAGGGATGTCTTTGGGTCTGTGGATATACTTTGTTGATTCGGTGGAGTCAGAATGACTAAAAAATCCCTTCttgattttaatgtaaaatcAGTTGATTCTACGTTTTtaggactttttttctttctttcttgtgcACAATGTAATTTTTTTGAGAGCTCAAAGCATGAGAAGTTAAAAACatgtctgttttatttctttagtcTGAATTAGATGTCCTTCAAATCCAGTTATAATATCATTGAATAAAGAGAAAGGCTGTTCCTGTATATTGaattgtgtggtttttttttatcctcctcCTTACAGATTAGTGTACGGGTTACCACAATGGACGCTGAACTGGAGTTTGCCATTCAGCCCAATACAACAGGGAAGCAGCTCTTCGATCAGGTATGAGAAACCTATCAGTATTATtggtttttgttaaaaaaagtaATCTTAGGTACAATACATCTATTTCTTGAAAATCTTAAGTGTGTATAATAAGCTCTAAGGAGTGCTTCTTCTGTCGTTTGAAGGTGGTGAAGACCATTGGGCTGAGAGAGGTGTGGTACTTTGGGCTCCAGTACCAGGATACGAAGGGTTTCTCCACTTGGCTGAAGCTCAATAAGAAGGTGCGCTCACCGCAGTCTGCCTCGTAGGACTCGCCGACCTTTCTTTGTCTAGACTGACCTCCTGTGTTAAACTGAAGCCTTTTTTATGGAGGGTAACCTTTGCCCTCAACGCTGTGTCATCTGTATTTTTAGGTGACAGCCCAGGATGTGAGGAAGGAAAGCCCGCTGCTGTTCAAGTTCCGTGCCAAGTTCTACCCCGAGGACGTTTCGGAGGAGTTAATCCAGGATGCGACGCAGCGGCTGTTCTTCCTGCAGGTGAAGGAGGGGATCTTAAATGACGACATCTACTGCCCCCCGGAGACCGCCGTCCTCCTGGCCTCGTACGCCGTGCAGGCCAAGTACGCCGACTACAACAAGGAGGTCCACACGCCGGGGTACCTGAACAGCGAGCACCTGCTCCCTCAGAGGTAACGGCGGCCCCGGCGGCTCGTGGCGCTTTCAGCCGGCCGAGGCGTTCACTGACCCCCGACACTCTCGTCTCCTCAGGGTTCTGGATCAGCACAAACTCAACAAGGAGCAGTGGGAGGAGAGGATTCAAGTGTGGCACGAGGAACATAAGGGCATGATGAGGTGAGCGCCGCTGTGAAGCTGCAAAACCAGTTTGAGGAGAGATGGCTTACCTCCTGGATTTTCAAACTCTTACTTTCACATCTGGAACCAAAAACATACTGACgagattgtatttattttgtatcaGTTTTGTGAATATATTACAGCAAAAGTGAACATCAGTAGATTTCAGAGCAGAAAAGAttgaaacacattaaataaaAGCTATAATCTGCAATTTGCTATTAATATGTTGATACTAAGatgctctttttctctccttctccatCAATTGTtgaaaatctgttgaaaatCGATGACCAAAGCACATAAAAGCTTGGCTATTAGTTAAAGCTGCCGTGTGGTTCTCAGTGTGTAGATTACTGTCTAATGTGCTCCTCAGTCAGTCTCTGAGGCATCATTTAACAGCTCGTCGTCCACAGAGAGGAGTCAATGATGGAGTATCTGAAAATCGCTCAAGACCTGGAGATGTACGGCGTCAACTACTTCAACATCAAGAATAAGAAAGGAACAGAGCTGTTCCTGGGAGTCGACGCACTGGGACTGAACATTTATGAGCAGAATGACAAGTGAGAGATCCACAGACATGTATTTCAGTTTGACTTTTGGTCACAGCTGCTAActtttccctccttcctccacagGATGACGCCCAAAATTGGATTTCCTTGGAGTGAAATACGAAATATTTCCTTCAATGACAAGAAGTTTGTGATCAAACCGATCGACAAGAAGGCCCCTGTATGTGACCTCCGGATTAAAGGTCGTTCATGGTTTCACAGAAATGTGGTCTTTTGACCCAAATGTGTTTCCGTTGCAGGATTTTGTATTCTACGCTCCGAGGCTGCGGATCAACAAGCGCATTCTGGCTCTGTGCATGGGAAACCACGAGCTGTACATGCGCCGTCGCAAACCCGACACCATCGAAGTTCAGCAGATGAAGGCTCAGGCCCGAGAGGAGAAGAATCACAAAAAAATGGAGAGGTAGGACACTCACGTAGGATTTGAGGGCGTATGAGAGTAAAACTTGAGGgtcattttctctctttgcaAATGTGCATGTGATTAAATACATCATCGTTTCCCTCTTGATTCTGCCTCCATTAGAGCTCTGCTGGAGAACGAAAAGAGGAAACGAGAAGCTGccgagaaggagaaggaaaagattgagaaagaaaaggaggaattAATGGACAGGTTAAAGCAGATTGAGGAGCAGACGAAAAAAGCTCAGCAAGGTGGGGAGTCTTCCAGACGTCACGAGAACCTCGCCGCCCTGCTGTGATGGAGTTTGACAACGTTTTACTCGTGCGATGGTtacagagctggaggagcagacgcAGAAAgctctggagctggagcaggagaggaagcgaGCTCAGGTGGAGGCTGAGCGTCTGGAGAGCGACCTGAAGAGCGCCGAGGACGCCAAGAtggcgctgctgcagcagtcggAGAACCAGATGAAGAACCAAGAGCACCTGGTCAGTGAGCACCAGACGCCTCATCTGATTATACTCTGACAAGTAGTGTGATTTTTCTCATGCTTCATCGAACAACATCACAAAAAATCAAATGTCCTTTCAGGCGACAGAGTTGGCTGAACTCACTTCAAAGATTTCCCTGCTGGAGGacgccaagaagaagaaggaagaagaggcgGTGCAGTGGCAACAGAAGGTGCATTACTCTTTCCGAGTCTGACTGTCTTTACTGTCAAACAGTGGACTGTTTtctaaaaaaggaaagaaaaaacatgttcacacgGCTCCATTTAGtgttccttcctcctcctttttaaaAGGACCTCGCTCTTTCAGAGCCACCGTGTGGTGAGAAGTGATGCAGCCATCTCTCACCacgttatttatttatttattttttttaatggaatttgGTTTTGAGATTTCTCTGGTTGATTTTGCTTCGTCCCACAATTTAAAGAGATTCTTGTTGGTTTAGTTCTCTGTAGTTActtgagtgagtgtgtgaatgtcttCCTCTTTGTGTTCCTCTGATGAACTGGTGAAGCCGACCCTCCCCCCACACTTAGCTGGAATACACTCCATCCCCCCCTCAACCCCGTCTTAATGCAGCACCCATAGAAGGCTCCTGAATCTTGATTTGCACTATTGAACATTCATCTATCTTCTGTTTGGCTTTATTGGGTTTAGGATCGCTTCAGTCGATAACGCCTGACTGTGAGAGAAGGGAGCTTATCCAGGGCGTGAATGCTCCTAACTTCTTTTCATGGTTATAACGTAACGGCCAGCTGTAACGTGCCGTGAGTTAAATGGACATTCGTGATGAATTTAAACCGTTAACGGCAGATAAAGTTCATCACCCGCCCTCTGCTGCTCACGCAGCCTCTGCACAGTGACCCGGTCAGGACCGGCATTCCTGGCTCTTTTTATTGTGTGGATTGTGGGGAGAGGGGGTTGGAAGCCCCTTTGCTCGCCACATGTCTTTTTTTGGTgaaagtgcgtgtgtgtgtgtgtgtgtgtgtgtgtgtgtcagcccgGCCAGCCCCTTTTGGTCAGTGTGACTCATGCTGTTTGTGGTGGCGACTCCAGTCTGTGCGCGGAGGAAATCCTGCTTTACTCTTTGGAGCCATTATGATGCTCTGGCTCATAACAGGCCGCTCTGCTAATTGGTAGTTTCCACGTTGTGCAGTTTTTGGCAAACGCTCAGGCGACATTCCAGCTTTTACTCATAGCTGGATTTTTTCCAGACGAGTTCTTTCAAGTATAATTCGAATCTTCCCTGcatttcctgtctgtgtttcctTCGATAAGTGTGTGAGAGTTATAAGGAGGGGAGTGAGGAACTAAAACAGGAAGACAAGGCTTAGCACAGCTTGTAAAATTCAGCCCTTCACTCCACCGCTGCTGGTTCTTCCCCCCCTGCAGGCCACCACGGTGCAGGAAGACCTGGAGAAGACCAAAGAAGAGCTGAAGAACAAAGTGATGGCAGCTCACATTCAGGAGCCCCTCAACGCCGAGAACGAGCACGACGAGAACGACGAGGACAGCGCCGAGGCCAGCGCCGAgttcaccgccgccgccacgtaCAAGGACCGCAGCGAAGAGGAGAGGATGACCGAGGCGGAGAAGAACGAGCGCCTGCAGAAACATCTACTCGTGAGTTGTCGGCGATTTGTTAAGGTTGCGGCAAGCGGCGCGGGTTTTAATCCCCCGGCGATTGTCTTCCCAGGCTCTGAGCTCGGAGCTGGCCAACGCTCGCGACGAGACCAAGAAGACGGTGAACGACATCATCCACGCGGAGAACATCCGCCAGGGGCGAGACAAGTACAAGACCCTCAGACAGATCCGGTCAGGAAACACCAAACAGCGCATCGACGAGTTTGAGTGCATGTGAGGTGGTGCGTTCGGCGACGCGAAAAGCCCACGCCgcggggcccccccccccctgcctggACTGCAGTTCTGCCTCACTCaagctgtttctctctctttatccAAATAAATCAGGTCCTCGACATGACGCGTCCGCACAGGCACAGCACAATGTACAAATATGGATCTGGAAAATTCCATTTGTTATCATTCCTAACTTTGAATTTAGGCAAATCACTGGTTGAAAAAGGgacatactgtattttattaGCACATTCCTCACAACGGGGTTTATGTAGCATTTTAGCAAAAGGGCTCGCGCCGCGTGTCAGGACATCGAGCaagcatttttcatttctttatatttaacAGAATTGTACCGTGATttttaagtaaataaaaaaaaaaaagcgcagaATCCAGTTCAGAAATTGACATATCTCTGCTGTACACATGGTCGTCTATTCCTCCCATCATGCATTTCTGTAGTTTTAAACCCATCTGCACTGTAATCTACTCGAGCAAAAACATTTCCAGttgactgaagtgtgtgtgaagggctTCTAGAGCAGTATTATTGTTGTTCCAATCTGAACTTTGACCGTTTACTGTGTTCAGATTCTTCCTTCTGTTACCAGTCATCTAGTATTCACACCCCACACACAAGGTGACATTAAAAAACTGTTtccttagatttttttttttttttggtctggttttgcattttttctttcagtcagtTTGAAACTAAAAAGGCCTTGAAGTGAAAAATCTGCTGTTAAAGCACTAATGAGTAGATCTGTTAGTTTTCACCAAACATCCTGCACTGTAGacagtaaaacaataaaaactccACAAATAAAGCAACTTACATATccacgttttctttttttaaatgagcggttttcaaagtgtggctGGCTGTccactggggggcgccagagagcttcacTGGGAcaatctgcatgtttttccccCCCATACAGAACAAGTTTAGAAAAAAGAACTAGTCACAAGATAAAGtcctttattattttattaaaacactcATTTTTTTAAGATAATATATTGGAACTGTGTTGGTGACAAacgttattaaaaaaaaacacaaaactttagtATAAAACCAAAATGTTATGATCTAAAGACAATTCATAAAGAATTGTCACAGATTCATAAGTATTTGTGGAACCGTCGGTCTTTTTATTGGcttttcctcccacactttGGAAACCCCTCAGTTTATATCaacctaaaaataaaaatgttttctcctGCTTTCGGTCACATAACAAAGGGACAGTTTCTCTCagcataaatttaaaaaaaataaacattgagGACGGTTAAAGTTTCACATGCAGAACAGAACTCTGGGGAGAATCTGTCAACAGtttaagatgtttgtttttgaaaggtTTGTGCCGTTTTCAGAGAGCAAGTGTCTTTCAGTTCAAACAGCTGGCGAGCCCCACTGTAGATTTATTTACCTTGAGAAGTTTTATTCATCTGCTTCTAATTTGGAATTCAGCTCATGAGAGGATGATATTTTATGGTCTGAAACTTTTAAATTTGCATTTATATAAGTGGTGCAGAATAAGGAATTCTCACAGGCTGAGTTGTTTTTATTAGAATGAAGTCATCTGCAAAGGTGAATATTgtagtttattattattatattcagttgttttttttttgcttttaattcccctaaataaaaaaaacccgcATGAATTGAAATCATTTCATTAAACATGTACTTTCTTTACCCAatacatgcatttttaaaatactgcatttgTTTAATTACATGGGTGCATTTTGTTATTGGGATTTTTCAGAAGTGAAGCTATGTGAGGTTTGACAGCAGAGAAACGCATTTGAGGATATTTTTATATCAAagaagttttgtttgttttttttgatgaaaaacTACTTTTTGAAGATTGTGCTTGGATCTAATTGAACAATTCACTGATGAAACAAGCATGTCTGTCATAGGACCAGTGGAAACGTCAGGTGTGAACAAAGGTTATCATTTACACGGTATAGTAAAAGAAAAGTGTaaaccagaaaacaaacaaacaaaaacaaaaaaacagtgctTCCTTGTGCCATtgttccattttattttatcattgaGACTTGCAGAGGATTTTGCTTGTTCATAGATTTTTAGAAATTTGTGTAAATTAGGGTTTGAAAGATTTATTTACACTATTTTACAAGTTGAAATTGTATTTTAGTGATAAGTATTTTTTTGAATGAACATTTGTACTGCGATGCATTTTCATATACAGTATTTGCCCCTGGTTGTGTATACTTCTGATCGGGATTCCTTCATAAtgctgcacagtgtgtgtgtgtgtgtgtgtgtatgtgtgtgtgttttctcccctGTAGCATCATGTCTCAGCAGCCTATTTTCAACTGAAGATATCGTGTGTGGCAAATGTATCGGAAACATTCAGCTGAGTGTTTTTGTCCTGAGTGGATCATAATCGAGActgtaaaaatgacaaacagtgCCTTTTTTCCCAGTTTATTCATCAGATCTTGCTGCTTAAGGTATTCCTCTTACCAACAATAAAAGTTAGATTGAAATGCTCTTGTCTCTTTTCTCCATTTGTGGGCTGTGGGAAGCACTTATTTCATGTCTCATCATGagcgtccagcaggtggcgccctGCAGGTAGCAGCAGCTTCAGTCACAGGTGGAAAAAGACTCCTGAGGATTTGTACTGCAGTAAAACTAATGCCTCGCTGTTTTAATTCAAATCAAATACAAGGAAAAGTTGTTAAATTTGAGAAAAGTAAATACACGATTCacttaaaaacacttttcaactACATTCAAAGCAGATTTCATAAAATGTGAAAGCGTTAAAAGAAATGTGTCTAAATTACAGAAATGAACCGATCGGCTAAAAAAAGGTGTGAATATTTCAGTATTACTGGAACTTGAATTGTGACATGCTCAGTAGAGATTTACACACtagattacattttatttatatcatTTTTACCTAAAATATAAGtgaaatttgattaaaaaacactCATAAGCATAAGTATCCccaaaacactattttaattACATTATATATGTGTATTTTGAATTTTACATCCACCTCTGCATATAAAGTTTATGCTGATCACATGCATGCGTACATTATCTG
Proteins encoded in this region:
- the LOC115394951 gene encoding moesin-like translates to MPKTISVRVTTMDAELEFAIQPNTTGKQLFDQVVKTIGLREVWYFGLQYQDTKGFSTWLKLNKKVTAQDVRKESPLLFKFRAKFYPEDVSEELIQDATQRLFFLQVKEGILNDDIYCPPETAVLLASYAVQAKYADYNKEVHTPGYLNSEHLLPQRVLDQHKLNKEQWEERIQVWHEEHKGMMREESMMEYLKIAQDLEMYGVNYFNIKNKKGTELFLGVDALGLNIYEQNDKMTPKIGFPWSEIRNISFNDKKFVIKPIDKKAPDFVFYAPRLRINKRILALCMGNHELYMRRRKPDTIEVQQMKAQAREEKNHKKMERALLENEKRKREAAEKEKEKIEKEKEELMDRLKQIEEQTKKAQQELEEQTQKALELEQERKRAQVEAERLESDLKSAEDAKMALLQQSENQMKNQEHLATELAELTSKISLLEDAKKKKEEEAVQWQQKATTVQEDLEKTKEELKNKVMAAHIQEPLNAENEHDENDEDSAEASAEFTAAATYKDRSEEERMTEAEKNERLQKHLLALSSELANARDETKKTVNDIIHAENIRQGRDKYKTLRQIRSGNTKQRIDEFECM